The genome window TCAATATTACTCTACAAAAAAAGATTTATCTGTTAGCAGTTATTCACTATTTAAGAATAACAACAGTGTAATTGAATAACAGCTTTAAAAAACACCTAAAAAGATTTCGGGATCTAAAATAGTAAATTTAGCCTAATACTATTTAGCGGAGGGAGCTTATAATGGGTGCGAAATTCCGGAGTGTCTTTAATATCATCGGACCAACCATGATCGGTCCATCAAGTTCACATACAGCAGGTGCAGCCGCAATCGGACGTGCAGCATATAAACTATTTAATGGTCCTATCAGAAAAGTTACTGTTTATTACTACGAATCATTTGCTAAGACCCATCGTGGCCATGAAACTGACTATGCAATTGCTGCGGGTGTCCAGGGATTTGCCCCTGATGATTCTCGTGTGCCAAGAGCCGTTGAACTTGCTCGTCAGCACGGCATCGATATCCGTTTTGTAGAAGAAGGTCCCAGCCCTATTCATCATCCCAATACCGCTGTCCTTGAAGTTTCCAACGATAATCACTCAATTGAATTAACTGCCTGCTCCATTGGTGGCGGTGCGATTGAGATTCGGCAGTTTGTCATTGATAATATTACTGTCCAACCGGCCGGACCCCTCCCAATTATTGTTTACATAGATCACGGAAAAAAGCACCCTAATGCTGTTGAATTAACTGGTGTAGTCGAAAAAAATTGCACCATTCTACCGCAAGCAGTCACTTAAGGGCCAGGTCTACGATATTTATGAGTTTGATATAAAAAATTATATGAGTGCAGCAACGATTCAACAAATTGAGAAGCAGTTTAAAAATGTTATCTGTTTGTAAGTAGGGGGATAAGATAATGTACAACAGCATTAAAGAAATCGTTACTGCAGCAAATGAAACAGGAAAAAACAATTGCTGAATTAACCATTGAACAAGAGTGTCAGCTTTCTGGGAAAAGTCGTGATGAAATTTGGCAGCGAATGACTGTAAATCTTCAAACAATGCAAGCAGCCGTTCAACGCGGGGAAAGTGGCAGGGGAGTATTTTCACAGACTCATCTAACTGGTGGGGAGGCAGTTAAAATCAAAAATTACCGAGCAAGTCACCATCCACTCTCAGGTGATGTGATGATGGCAGCCGTTCAGGGAGCAATAGCAACTAATGAGGTCAATGCTGCAATGGGCATTGTCTGTGCAACGCCTACCGCTGGCTCATCTGGAACTCTTCCTGGAATACTATTTATGCTCAAAGAACGGCTTAGTTTAACGAAAAAACAAATGATAAACTTTCTTTTTACTGCCGGTGGAGTCGGATTAGTAATTGCTAACCATGCGGGTATTGCTGGTGCCACGGGGGTGCCAAGTTGAAGTCGGTAGTACCTCTGCAATGGGAGCTGCTGCCGCAGTCGAAGCTGCCAATGGAACACCCGAGCAAAGTGCACAGGCGATGTCTATCGTTATCTCCAATCTTTTAGGACTTGTATGTGATCCCATTGCTGGCTTGGTGGAAATCCCATGTGTCAAACGGAATGCAATTGGCGCGGGTAATGCTTTGATTGCCGCCGATATGGCATTAGCCGGCTGCACCAGCAAGATTCCGACAGATGAATGTATTATGGCAATGGATAAGGTTGGCCGGGGCTTACCGGCATCATTACGTGAAACTGGAATTGGCGGGTTGGCAGGCACACCGACCGGACAGGCAATCAAGGCGCGTATCTTTGGTAATGAGGTTTAGTTATGCGTGATGCTCAAGTAATTCGCAATGATATTGTTAACCAGCTTAGTTCTGTTATTGACCCAGAGCTTGGTATTGACTTAGTCAACCTTGGCTTAATCTACACCATTGATTTGGATGACCATGGTATCTGCCTCATTGAAATGACCTTGACAACAATCGGCTGTCCAATTTCGGACTACTTAGTTCAGCAAGTTAAAGTAGCAGTTAAACAAGTTGATGAAGTCAGGAATGTTGATGTGCAATTTGTTTGGGAGCCAGTATGGTCGCCAGACAGGCTAAGTCGAGCTGCTAAATTAGCATTAGGTATTTAAAAAAGAGTTCTCAACACAGCTTTGCGACTGATTTGGGGACTCTTTTCTGCTCTCCTCATCACTCCTGTCATTCTCCCTCTTACCCCTGCTTCCACATATATTTCTGGAAAATATTCACCAGTCCCATCAGCATTAATCCCGCCGTTAAAAGGTAATCGCTCCAATCATTATTAACAGTGACCATGGCCGCAAGCAGCGCGAATACCACTCCACAGCAGAGCTTATTAAGCCAGGTGGCCTTTTTGGTCTGGCCGGTGGTTCTTGCGGTTGAACAGCTTCTTATTCATCCCCAGAAAGAACGGCTGAACATACCATCCATAAAAAATAACAATACAAAAAGTAATCACAAATCCCCAGATACAAAACTGCGTAACCGGTGATTCATAATTTAGTTCATCCGTTATTAGGAAAAACAACCCCTTAAATACACTAAAGGCACTGTATGCTTTTCCCTGCTCCAAATAATTTTTGAGCTACTCATCCCCCTTGAGTAAGGAATCAAGCGAAACTTGGTACACTTCACTCAGCCGAACCAACATATTCAAATCCGGATAGCTCTTCCCCTGCTCCCAACTTGAAATTGTCTGCCGGGTCACAAAAAGTTGGTTAGCGACGTCGGCTTGGGTCAAACCCCAGCTGTTGTCGCTGTTGCTTAATTTGCGTGCTAAAATCCATCGATAATTCTCCCTTTTGCTTGATAATGTTGAATAGATTATATTAAAGCGCGGTCATTGATGACAAGCAAAGATGCTTTGTATTACTGGTATATCAACATTCAGGAAGTTTTTTAAACCATTCGCATTTAGCGTCAAACACCAAAAAGCGCTGAACAGCGGAGCGCTATGCTCTGCTATTCAGCGCTTTCAGATTAAGATGCATGTATTTTCCCTGATAGTTTGCCCTCACTTGGTCGTCTGCCGCTTAATCAAGTGGGTGCCGACAACCGTCTTACACGGGTCGGCATCTGGTCGCCGCAAGCGTTTAATCATCATTTCCACGGCTGCGTGGGCCATCTCGTCGGTTGCTACGTGGACGGCCGACATGCTTGGGTAAACGTACTTCACTAAAGCAGTATCGTTGAAACTAATTAGGGCCAGCCGCTGGGGAACCGCGATTTTGGCTTCCTGGACGGCTTTCAGTGCCCCCACTGCCATCGGATCATTGGCGATAAAAATTCCGTGAGGCAAGCAGTCGCCAAGACGGTCAATCGCCTGTTTCATTGCCTGATAGCCAGACATCGAGGTGTAGTCGCCGGCTAACATAAATTCTTCATGAAACAGGCCCCGTTGGCGGAGGTCACTCTCAAAGTAGAAGCGACGCAGGTCCGGCACGATTTCGTTATCCGTCGTCGTTTCCGTCCCCGCCAGCATCCCAATGTCTTTGATCCCCTCATTAAGGAATTCACCAATCACCGAACGCACGGCATTTTCAAAATCAGGCACCAAGCAGTCATAGCCAGCCGCTAGACTGTCATAGTCGACAAAAACGATATTCTTCGTAACCAGCCGCAGTTTTTCGACCTGCGAATTGCTAAACTTACCGATGGCGATAATACCCGTCACGTCCTGGGGAATATCTTCCATGTTGTTCTGGTAAATAGGCACCGTCTGCAGGCCTCGCT of Limosilactobacillus oris contains these proteins:
- a CDS encoding helix-turn-helix domain-containing protein, whose translation is MTRQTISSWEQGKSYPDLNMLVRLSEVYQVSLDSLLKGDE
- a CDS encoding LacI family DNA-binding transcriptional regulator, translated to MAVTLRDIANKAGVSIATVSRILNNDTTLSVNEKTRQRVIETAEQFNYTKHKRPQSNQVQKIAVIQWYSLTQELDDLYYMAIRMEIERSAQQRGLQTVPIYQNNMEDIPQDVTGIIAIGKFSNSQVEKLRLVTKNIVFVDYDSLAAGYDCLVPDFENAVRSVIGEFLNEGIKDIGMLAGTETTTDNEIVPDLRRFYFESDLRQRGLFHEEFMLAGDYTSMSGYQAMKQAIDRLGDCLPHGIFIANDPMAVGALKAVQEAKIAVPQRLALISFNDTALVKYVYPSMSAVHVATDEMAHAAVEMMIKRLRRPDADPCKTVVGTHLIKRQTTK
- a CDS encoding metal-sulfur cluster assembly factor; translation: MRDAQVIRNDIVNQLSSVIDPELGIDLVNLGLIYTIDLDDHGICLIEMTLTTIGCPISDYLVQQVKVAVKQVDEVRNVDVQFVWEPVWSPDRLSRAAKLALGI